From the genome of Alicyclobacillus sp. SO9:
CGACACTACAAAACAAAGTCCTGCACGAATCGACTTTACACTTGATAGCCTTAAGCATTAATAAACAGGGCTTTCGAGGTCATGTACGACTTCGAAAGCCTTGGTATTACTAGACGTAGTTCGCACTTGGTGTGACACGGCCGCCCCGGAACACAAAACCCACCTAAGTTAGCGTCTCCGAATACACCGGCGATAGCACTTTCGGATTTCGCCCAAAACACATGCCGAAATACCAAATCCGTTTTCTCGTCCACATCGCAACTCATTTTGGATTTCACCTAAACGGTTTGAGATATAATGAGATTGCAGTCGCTGCCTTTGAACTCCTCGGTCGAAATCCCCGCAAAACCATACGGGACAAGAGGACTGGTTAATTAGTTTGCCTGAACGTATTATCGGTGTGTGAAGTTACCTGGACAGACAGTTAATCCCCAAGAGAAAGGTCGACCAACCCCTTGGGTGGAAGCGGTTGTATTCCGCAGTTTCATTTTGCAGAAAAACGCGGCGTCCAGTTATCCATAATGACTGCATGCTTATTCACTTTTCGGTGATATCCTTATTGAAGAAACGGGCAGCAATGTGCAAGATCCATTCATTGGGGAAAATCAGAATAGTCGTTGGAACTGTGGTACCACGGGGAGGTGTTTGATTGGACTACATGTCTTTCATAAATCTGGATCTGGAATCTGACTGGTACCAGAGTATGTGCGCATTGCACAGCACGATCTTTAGACCTCAAGGCACCGACGCCATTGAAGAAGAACTGTCCTCAAAGCCTAACTTCCTTATCCTTGTTGCCCTAGCTAATCAACAAGTTGTTGGATATAAAATCGGTTATCAAGAACGTCGAACTCGGTTTTACAGTTGGCTGGGCGGTGTGCATCCAGAATATCGAGGGCAAGGGATAGCGTCAGAACTTATGCTGAGACAACATGAGTGGTGCAGGAGTCAAGGATATACGGTAGTACGGACTCAGACCAAGAACAAGTGGAGAAGCATGCTGATTTTGAATTTGAGACATGGCTTTGATGTTGTTGGCACTTATACAGATAAACATGGAGAACCGAAAATCATTTTGGAGAAACGCATCGAATCATCCGCTCTTCATCCAGACAACGGTCGGTAACGATATACATAATAATTCATTGATCTGTAATGTGCGTTGTTCAGGTAAGGGGCAGGTTTGTTGAGGAGCATGACGAAGCTAATTGCAGTGAGTCTGTCAGGAAAGAGGTGTTGTGGCAATTAACGAAGAACAGGTAAGCGAGCTTAAGAAGGAATTGTACGCGGAACTCGATGAACTCAGCCGAAAGCATCGGTCGTTTAAGTTACGTACCAGCGTGGTCACTAACTTGTTGATGCCAGGGCTTGGGTTCTTTGTCTATGGACAGTCGTATGTGAAAGGTCTCATATCTTTGGTTATATTTTGGGGGTACTTCTGGTTTTTCGTCAAAGACATAGTTCCCAACACCGATGCTGGTGTTGCTGTTTTCTATTTCATTCCCACGGTGGTTATCTGGATTGTTAGTGCAGTTATGGTTGCGTATCTCGATGGCTAAAGACGGGTACGGCTGAACAAACGAGGGGCATGTTCTAAGCCGTTAACAGGATCTGAGATTGCATGTTCATGCAGTCTGCAAGGCACGCCTCTTGCGTCGCAAATGGGCAGTTTAGTCGCAGATGAAGCGTTAAAAAATATAACACATCGTTACATTTGAACTGGGCAGATACTTTCTTCGATGGTACAGAATTTCCCCTTCTAGAAAATGTGGAGCTTAATTTACAAAAGACGTCAAACACATCATAATGAAGCGAAAGCGCGTGCGGCTCAGCAGTACATAACGATAAATTAGGAACGGCTCAAATAAAGGGAAGAATTGTGGACTCTAGACTTGGATTGGAGGTGAATGGAATGACATCTACCGACATTATCAGGAAGCTTTTTCTTGCTTATTCGAAACGTGATGATGACGAATTTCATCGTTTGGCAGAAGAGTTCATTGACCTTGAGAAGCGAAAAAAGCACAATTTAGTCGTCAAAGAACTTAAAGAGGCATTGTACAGCAAGAGTGTCAACAATCGCCATGCAATGAAGCGCTATCGGACTGACCTGCCCATTCCGAGGGACAACGACAACGGTTTTCCATTACTAGAGATAGGGGAACATGAGCTGAGCTGGGATCAACTTGTTTTACCGGAAGATAATCGAGTTGTGTTGGAGCAAATTATTCGCGAATTCAAGGGCATGGAGATATTGGCAACGTTCAATTTAAAACCATCGAATAAGGTTTTATTTTGCGGCGCTCCAGGCACTGGCAAGACGTTCTCGGCACAAGTATTAAGTTCTGTTCTCAACATCCCTTTGGTATACATTCGGTTTGATTCCATCATTTCATCATATTTGGGTGAAACGGCGACTAACTTACGCAAGGTTTTCGAGTTTATAAAGAATGGTGTATGGATTGTCCTTTTTGACGAAGTTGATATAATTGGTAAGAACAGGGATGATCACCACGAAAGTGGCGAGATCAAGCGAGTGGTCAATAACTTTTTACAAATGCTTGATGGTTTTGATGGTGAAAGTTTGATTATTGCGGCGACGAATCATCCACATATTTTAGATCCTGCAATATGGCGACGCTTTGATGAAGTAATTAACTTTACATTACCAGCGTTCGATGAACGGCACCGTTTACTCAAACAATATTTAAATTCCATTAAAAAGCATGAGTCTGTCGACATTATGGATTTGGCGTCGAAAACGGAGAACTTCAGTCCGGCAGACTTGAAGGGTATGTGCAAGGAAGCGATGAAACACGCGATTGTAAATGGAATGGACGTTTTATCTAAGGAAGATGTGGAGTTCGCTTATTTACGCTATATAAGCCGGTATCAGATTCGGGCTGGTGCCGAGGTAATCGAATAAGGCGGTGCTGTTATAGCATGGAAGCTCGTGACCATTTGCCACTACCTTTGTTTCAACTGGACTTGCCAAAGAAGCCTCGACCAGGTGGTGGGGGATACCAATCACCTGAGGGTCGGCAGAAGAGTGATTTTTATCGACAAACGAAAGCCCAAACAGACAACATTGCCCGCTCGTATAATGATTTGAAAACCAAATACAGTGGACGACTGGACCCGCATCTCATTTACCGTATCAAAGTCAATCAAAGCGTCGATTACGCTCAATTTGAGAAGTCCCTCAATTCTTTAGGCGGCTTGACTGTTCTGTCCGTGGCAGAGGACAAGAAGGGGTACTGGGTTGTATTTTCAAATGATTCGGAATTTCAAACCTTAAATGATAAGCTTGCACAATATAGCGGGGTAGTTCCAAACGGGCACAAATACGATTTCTTCAACGCCATCGATGCTATTGAAGATGTGCCGAGAGAAGAGAAAATTGGCGAATTGCTTCAAAAGCACCCGCTTACAGTAGGCGATTCGAGCTATTTAAACGTGGAATTATGGCGGATTGACGATGACCAACTCTACTCTTTTATCGACCAGCTAAAGAGTCAATACCGAGGAAACAACCAGTTTCGCATCAGCGATC
Proteins encoded in this window:
- a CDS encoding AAA family ATPase; this translates as MTSTDIIRKLFLAYSKRDDDEFHRLAEEFIDLEKRKKHNLVVKELKEALYSKSVNNRHAMKRYRTDLPIPRDNDNGFPLLEIGEHELSWDQLVLPEDNRVVLEQIIREFKGMEILATFNLKPSNKVLFCGAPGTGKTFSAQVLSSVLNIPLVYIRFDSIISSYLGETATNLRKVFEFIKNGVWIVLFDEVDIIGKNRDDHHESGEIKRVVNNFLQMLDGFDGESLIIAATNHPHILDPAIWRRFDEVINFTLPAFDERHRLLKQYLNSIKKHESVDIMDLASKTENFSPADLKGMCKEAMKHAIVNGMDVLSKEDVEFAYLRYISRYQIRAGAEVIE
- a CDS encoding GNAT family N-acetyltransferase is translated as MSFINLDLESDWYQSMCALHSTIFRPQGTDAIEEELSSKPNFLILVALANQQVVGYKIGYQERRTRFYSWLGGVHPEYRGQGIASELMLRQHEWCRSQGYTVVRTQTKNKWRSMLILNLRHGFDVVGTYTDKHGEPKIILEKRIESSALHPDNGR